A region of Bombilactobacillus folatiphilus DNA encodes the following proteins:
- a CDS encoding PTS sugar transporter subunit IIC: MKKFDSEKIASWMAKLAGNRYFTAIRDGMAVIIPVSIVGSFFTIAAQLPIPAWQAFVKPYVTELSVPVTFSIGLMALYSCYAIAASLAGYYKLDKISSGTIAVMVFLMLAVEPGTLTPKMGKATGIVAGTVFPAKNFGSYGLFTAMVVSILSVEVIYFFKKKNWVIKMPDGVPPAVSNSFMSLAPTAILIILAWVIKSGLHFDLNQFLLSILSPLSHFGKDNFISVIIPIFFNSIFWLFGIHGAITSTPIYPYWYNNLSDNMAAITHGATAAMAPHFMTEQFFQFFVYIGGSGSVLALCILLAFLSKSGMGKTMGKAVLIPSIFNINEPVIFGLPIVMNPYFAIPFIIAPLADGIITWLATISGLLNKTTALAPWTLPAPIGAFMVTGFDWRAIVITIINIIVAMAIYFPFFKMWDKHQLDIEQQAAQDDSPA, translated from the coding sequence ATGAAGAAATTTGACTCAGAAAAGATTGCGAGCTGGATGGCCAAATTAGCTGGCAATCGATATTTTACGGCAATTCGTGATGGGATGGCTGTTATTATTCCCGTCTCAATCGTCGGATCTTTTTTTACAATTGCTGCACAATTACCAATACCAGCTTGGCAAGCATTCGTTAAACCTTATGTAACCGAGTTAAGTGTTCCAGTAACTTTTTCAATCGGCTTAATGGCACTTTATTCATGTTACGCTATTGCCGCGAGTTTGGCTGGCTATTATAAATTAGATAAAATTTCCAGTGGTACGATTGCTGTTATGGTTTTTTTAATGCTAGCTGTTGAACCCGGAACACTGACACCAAAAATGGGAAAAGCCACTGGAATTGTAGCTGGAACAGTCTTTCCAGCCAAAAATTTTGGTTCCTACGGCTTATTTACAGCGATGGTTGTTTCTATTCTTAGTGTGGAAGTTATTTATTTCTTTAAGAAAAAGAATTGGGTTATTAAAATGCCAGATGGCGTTCCACCAGCTGTCTCTAATTCCTTTATGTCTTTAGCACCTACTGCCATTTTAATTATTTTGGCTTGGGTCATTAAGTCGGGCTTACACTTCGACTTAAATCAATTTTTACTTTCAATTTTGTCACCCCTGTCACATTTCGGCAAAGACAATTTTATTTCTGTTATCATACCTATCTTTTTCAATTCTATTTTCTGGCTATTTGGAATTCATGGTGCGATCACTTCGACACCGATTTACCCTTATTGGTATAACAATTTATCAGACAATATGGCAGCTATCACTCATGGAGCAACAGCCGCAATGGCTCCCCATTTTATGACAGAACAATTTTTCCAATTTTTCGTTTATATTGGTGGCTCGGGGTCAGTTTTAGCTTTATGTATTCTGTTAGCTTTCTTATCAAAATCTGGTATGGGCAAAACAATGGGCAAGGCCGTTTTAATCCCAAGTATTTTTAACATCAATGAACCTGTTATTTTTGGTTTACCGATTGTCATGAACCCTTACTTCGCTATTCCCTTTATTATTGCACCGTTGGCCGACGGTATTATTACTTGGTTGGCTACCATTAGCGGCCTGTTAAATAAAACAACCGCATTGGCTCCTTGGACCTTACCAGCACCGATTGGAGCATTCATGGTTACAGGTTTTGATTGGCGGGCGATTGTGATTACAATTATTAATATTATTGTTGCCATGGCAATCTATTTTCCATTTTTCAAAATGTGGGACAAACATCAGCTTGATATTGAACAACAAGCCGCTCAAGACGACTCTCCAGCTTAA
- a CDS encoding serine hydrolase: MNTLKSKINQILTTSPFDYAIQINRGTDILMATNTQVIFSAASLIKLGIARYLVDLSQKNPDILQERLSFIAEQRVGGAGIIADLDQNSWLVEDLIRLMLSLSDNSATNLLLHHFTVLKIHNWLNAHYSQINLRRLMMQASHKHQDNSLTLSSLMQLWQDLFNDHSAGARIVQQALSHQHNQQKLVANKNQLVTYNKTGELALEEHDLARFQFTKQIIDCGILVHFNDPSQRKQAIKLIQQIGTLVINHFDC, from the coding sequence GTGAATACTTTAAAATCAAAAATCAACCAAATTTTGACAACCAGTCCATTTGATTACGCGATTCAGATAAATAGAGGAACAGATATCTTAATGGCTACCAACACTCAGGTCATCTTTTCTGCTGCCAGTTTAATTAAACTAGGTATTGCTCGCTATTTGGTCGACCTCAGTCAAAAAAATCCCGACATTTTACAAGAAAGATTATCATTCATCGCAGAACAACGTGTCGGTGGAGCTGGTATTATCGCTGACCTAGACCAAAATAGTTGGTTAGTTGAGGACTTAATTCGTTTAATGTTAAGTTTATCCGATAATAGTGCCACCAACCTGTTATTACATCATTTTACTGTTTTGAAAATTCACAATTGGTTAAATGCTCACTACTCACAAATCAATCTGCGACGCTTGATGATGCAAGCCAGTCATAAGCATCAAGATAATAGCCTTACTCTGAGTTCTCTAATGCAGCTTTGGCAAGATTTGTTCAATGATCACTCGGCTGGTGCACGAATTGTCCAACAAGCTTTATCGCACCAGCATAATCAACAAAAATTAGTTGCCAATAAAAATCAACTCGTGACATATAACAAAACTGGCGAACTAGCCCTCGAAGAGCATGACCTTGCACGCTTTCAATTTACTAAGCAAATTATCGATTGTGGCATTCTCGTCCATTTCAATGACCCCAGCCAAAGAAAACAAGCGATTAAACTAATTCAACAAATCGGTACCTTAGTTATTAATCATTTTGATTGTTAG
- a CDS encoding NFACT RNA binding domain-containing protein — protein MSFDGLFTHAMIQELQPILLGGRLSRIHQPFAQELILTIRSNRRNHSLLLSANPTYARVQLTQSKFQSPATPSNFVITLRKHLEGSILKNIGQIANDRILTLTFQSRNEIGDLKNITFYVEIMNRHSNIVVVDDQSQKIIDAIKHVDITQDRYRELLPKVQYRLPPQQTKINPYDIFIREKFIKQHWSEIAALETETLINYIQNNLQGLDKISAGELSYQSQAAATEQQLRQIWNKFFQLPTNDQGYIYTKKYQQIFTAKSYSYLLAQDYQAQSFESLSQMLDTFYNDRARKDRIRQQASNLIQVLKRNLKRNQTKVKRLQKDLVKTESAEQYRIKGELLTTYIHQVNRGNQQVQLPNYYDNEQPLNIPLNPALSPARNAQNYFKTYQKLKKSIKHLQKQIENTTTEIDYLQGILSQLNYIDPNDLPGITAELQQQGYLKPQLNKKKRKVKLSHGSVYQASDRTTIRVGKNNLQNDYLTNRAADKRYTWLHIKDLPGSHVIIESFNPSPETLIEAAQLAAYFSKAGPESSKVPIDYTLIKNVHKPNGAKPGFVTYTNQKTLLVNPKITIPQIQ, from the coding sequence ATGTCATTTGACGGTCTTTTCACGCATGCGATGATTCAAGAATTGCAACCAATCTTACTCGGCGGACGTCTAAGTCGGATTCATCAACCATTTGCGCAAGAATTAATCTTGACTATTCGGAGTAATCGTCGCAATCACAGTCTATTACTTTCTGCTAATCCCACATATGCCCGTGTGCAATTAACGCAGAGTAAATTTCAAAGTCCTGCGACACCAAGCAATTTTGTTATCACTTTGCGTAAACATTTGGAAGGCTCTATTTTAAAGAATATTGGGCAGATTGCTAATGATCGAATTTTAACCTTGACTTTTCAAAGTCGTAATGAAATTGGCGATTTAAAAAATATTACTTTTTATGTGGAAATTATGAATCGCCATAGTAATATCGTCGTCGTAGATGATCAATCCCAGAAAATTATCGACGCAATCAAACATGTCGATATCACCCAAGATCGTTATCGTGAATTATTACCCAAAGTTCAATATCGGCTCCCTCCCCAACAGACCAAAATTAATCCCTACGACATTTTTATTCGTGAAAAATTCATCAAGCAACATTGGTCTGAGATAGCTGCATTGGAAACTGAGACCTTAATAAATTACATTCAAAATAACTTACAAGGATTAGATAAAATAAGTGCTGGCGAACTAAGTTATCAAAGCCAAGCTGCTGCTACTGAACAACAATTGAGACAAATCTGGAACAAATTTTTTCAGCTTCCCACAAATGATCAAGGATACATTTATACCAAAAAATATCAACAAATTTTTACCGCTAAAAGCTATTCATATTTACTCGCACAGGACTACCAAGCTCAAAGTTTTGAATCTTTGAGCCAAATGTTGGATACATTTTACAATGATCGAGCACGAAAAGATCGTATCCGCCAGCAGGCTAGTAATTTAATCCAAGTACTAAAGCGAAATTTAAAGCGGAATCAAACTAAAGTTAAACGTCTGCAAAAAGATTTAGTCAAAACAGAATCCGCCGAACAATATCGTATTAAGGGCGAATTACTCACAACTTATATTCATCAAGTTAATCGCGGTAACCAACAGGTCCAATTACCTAATTACTATGATAATGAACAACCACTAAATATCCCATTAAATCCTGCCTTGTCACCAGCTCGCAACGCACAAAATTATTTTAAAACTTATCAAAAATTAAAGAAATCAATTAAACACCTGCAAAAACAAATTGAGAATACGACAACCGAAATCGACTATTTGCAGGGGATTCTTAGTCAATTAAATTATATTGATCCCAACGATTTGCCTGGTATTACTGCCGAATTACAGCAGCAAGGTTATTTAAAACCACAATTAAACAAAAAAAAGCGCAAAGTCAAATTATCTCATGGATCAGTTTATCAAGCTAGCGATAGAACAACAATTCGTGTTGGTAAAAATAATTTACAAAATGATTATTTAACTAATAGAGCAGCAGACAAACGATATACTTGGTTACACATCAAGGATTTACCTGGGTCACATGTTATTATTGAATCTTTTAATCCTAGTCCTGAGACACTGATTGAAGCGGCACAACTGGCAGCCTACTTTTCTAAAGCAGGTCCTGAAAGTAGCAAAGTCCCCATTGACTACACACTCATTAAAAACGTTCATAAACCTAATGGTGCCAAACCTGGCTTTGTAACTTACACCAACCAAAAAACACTATTGGTAAATCCAAAAATCACTATTCCACAAATCCAATAA
- a CDS encoding DegV family protein encodes MKIAVVTDSTSYLTAEEAAKYNILVVSIPVIIQGEVYHEGVDITNSDFYDKIRNLDELPKTSQPSLGEMEKVYDNLADQGYDTVISIHLAATISGFINSLRTLAASKTNIKIVPYDSRITVKLMGYLALEAGRMAQDGAELDQILARLDDLRRTIDENIVVKDLNNLVKGGRLSNASAVIGTMLNIKPLLTFDDQSDEIVAYGKVRSEKRAYLKSEDRFAAALAQADFSYRLLVIDANDPEENDRWTAHLRERFPNVVIEQTYFGPVIGTHLGEKAMALGWMKDITQL; translated from the coding sequence ATGAAAATTGCCGTAGTAACCGACAGCACTTCATACTTAACTGCGGAAGAAGCAGCAAAATATAATATACTTGTTGTTTCAATTCCAGTCATCATTCAAGGTGAGGTTTATCATGAAGGTGTCGATATTACTAATTCAGATTTTTACGATAAAATACGTAATTTGGATGAATTGCCTAAGACTTCGCAACCTAGCTTAGGTGAAATGGAAAAAGTTTACGATAACTTGGCTGATCAAGGTTATGATACGGTGATTTCGATTCATTTGGCAGCTACAATATCGGGTTTTATTAATAGTTTGCGTACACTGGCCGCCAGTAAGACTAATATTAAAATTGTCCCTTATGATTCGCGGATTACAGTAAAATTAATGGGCTATTTGGCTTTGGAAGCTGGTAGAATGGCTCAAGATGGTGCTGAGTTAGATCAAATTTTAGCACGTTTAGATGATTTAAGACGAACTATTGATGAAAATATTGTTGTGAAGGATTTAAATAATTTAGTTAAAGGCGGTCGCTTATCAAATGCTTCAGCAGTGATCGGCACGATGTTAAATATTAAACCCTTACTAACATTTGATGATCAAAGCGATGAGATTGTGGCTTATGGCAAAGTTCGTTCTGAAAAAAGAGCTTATTTAAAAAGTGAGGATCGTTTTGCGGCAGCTTTAGCACAGGCTGATTTTTCATATCGGTTATTGGTGATTGATGCGAATGATCCTGAGGAGAATGATCGGTGGACGGCTCATTTGCGCGAGCGGTTTCCGAATGTAGTAATTGAACAGACTTATTTCGGACCAGTGATTGGCACACATTTGGGCGAAAAAGCGATGGCTTTAGGTTGGATGAAAGATATTACTCAATTATAA
- the guaB gene encoding IMP dehydrogenase — protein MQANEKFLKQGLTFDDVLLIPAESDILPREVSLDTQLGSNLKLHLPILSAGMDTVTEKEMAKIIALQGGLGVIHKNMSIQQQAEQVEAVKAELATNKMAAVDDNKHLLVAAAVGITNDSFDRTKALIDNGVDAVVIDTAHGHSKSVLEKIAQIKNAFPDLTIIAGNVATAAGTKALFEAGVDVVKVGIGPGSICTTRVVAGVGVPQITAIFNAAQIAHEYGKQIIADGGIKYSGDVVKALAAGGNAVMLGSMLAGTTEAPGEVFSDGNGKQFKYYRGMGSVAAMKHGSSDRYFQGDVQESKKLVPEGIEGKTKYKGDVTDILFQISGGLRSGMGYVGAHNIQNMIDHAQFIQITNAGLIESHPHNITITREAPNYSGK, from the coding sequence TTGCAAGCTAACGAAAAATTTTTAAAACAAGGATTAACCTTTGATGACGTCTTGTTAATACCCGCAGAAAGCGACATTTTGCCACGTGAGGTATCCTTAGATACCCAATTGGGGTCAAATTTGAAATTACATTTACCAATTTTAAGTGCTGGTATGGATACAGTGACGGAAAAAGAGATGGCCAAAATCATCGCTTTACAAGGTGGTTTGGGTGTTATTCATAAAAATATGTCTATCCAACAACAGGCCGAACAAGTCGAAGCAGTGAAAGCGGAACTTGCTACCAACAAAATGGCTGCCGTAGATGACAACAAGCATTTACTTGTCGCCGCTGCTGTTGGCATAACTAACGACAGTTTTGACCGCACTAAAGCTTTAATTGATAACGGGGTAGATGCAGTTGTTATTGATACCGCGCACGGACATTCTAAGAGCGTGTTGGAAAAAATTGCTCAGATCAAAAATGCTTTTCCTGATTTAACTATTATTGCAGGCAATGTCGCCACAGCTGCAGGTACTAAAGCTCTATTTGAAGCTGGTGTTGATGTTGTGAAAGTTGGAATTGGACCTGGATCAATTTGTACAACGCGCGTCGTAGCTGGTGTGGGCGTCCCGCAAATTACGGCAATCTTTAATGCCGCACAGATTGCTCATGAATATGGTAAGCAAATCATTGCTGATGGCGGAATTAAATATTCTGGCGACGTTGTTAAAGCCTTAGCTGCAGGTGGTAATGCAGTCATGCTAGGTAGTATGCTGGCCGGTACCACAGAAGCACCGGGTGAAGTCTTTAGTGACGGCAACGGGAAGCAATTTAAATATTACCGGGGGATGGGATCTGTAGCTGCTATGAAGCACGGTTCCTCAGATCGCTATTTCCAAGGCGATGTTCAGGAATCTAAAAAATTAGTTCCAGAAGGCATCGAAGGAAAAACCAAATATAAGGGTGATGTCACTGATATTCTTTTCCAAATCTCTGGCGGCTTACGATCAGGAATGGGTTATGTCGGTGCCCATAATATTCAAAATATGATTGATCACGCACAATTTATCCAAATTACTAATGCAGGTTTAATTGAATCTCACCCACACAACATTACTATCACCCGTGAAGCACCCAATTATAGCGGAAAATAA
- a CDS encoding dipeptide epimerase, translated as MTDLIIQDLTCQLLHTELKQPFTTALHKVTEVQAVEVKITLSNGLTGFGTATPNEKVTGDTLATIQQVIIEVLRPCLLHKHFWHWNLLLDDLQNSIIHNTAAKAAVELALYDLRRQIFGVSLTDLLGGHNQKVITDYTISIAKPQIMVQQAQQLDQQGFSALKIKVGQRPILEEISIVNDIASAVCEHHVHLRIDANQAWTVKETLLADQIWYENNLPIDFIEQPVLAQQINAMAKLTAQTHFPIMADESAFSVIDVLNLIEQKACDFVNIKLMKTGGLRNAQQINDLCATAGISCMIGCMIEPINSITAAVAFASANTNIKFVDLDAILMTKTASHNSFLKIDQNILTPK; from the coding sequence ATGACTGATCTAATTATTCAAGATTTAACGTGTCAATTGTTGCATACCGAGCTAAAACAGCCGTTTACCACGGCTTTACACAAAGTCACAGAAGTTCAAGCTGTTGAAGTCAAAATCACTTTATCTAATGGTCTCACCGGTTTTGGAACTGCGACACCTAATGAAAAAGTCACTGGTGATACTCTGGCAACTATCCAACAAGTGATTATCGAAGTTTTACGGCCTTGCTTACTTCACAAACATTTTTGGCATTGGAATTTACTTTTAGATGATTTGCAAAATAGTATCATCCATAATACCGCTGCCAAAGCGGCTGTAGAATTAGCACTTTATGATTTACGCCGTCAAATCTTTGGTGTGAGTCTGACTGATCTATTAGGTGGACATAATCAAAAAGTGATAACTGATTACACAATTAGTATTGCCAAGCCTCAAATCATGGTTCAACAGGCTCAACAGTTAGACCAACAAGGCTTTTCGGCATTAAAAATTAAGGTGGGCCAACGCCCAATTTTAGAGGAAATTAGTATTGTCAACGATATTGCTAGTGCGGTCTGTGAACATCATGTACACCTTCGAATTGACGCTAATCAAGCTTGGACGGTTAAAGAGACTTTATTAGCGGATCAAATTTGGTATGAAAATAATCTGCCAATTGATTTTATTGAGCAACCTGTACTTGCTCAACAAATAAATGCTATGGCCAAGTTAACAGCACAAACTCATTTTCCAATTATGGCTGATGAAAGTGCCTTTTCAGTAATTGACGTTCTTAATTTAATTGAACAAAAGGCGTGTGACTTTGTAAATATTAAGTTAATGAAAACAGGTGGTCTTAGAAATGCTCAACAGATTAATGATCTTTGCGCAACTGCGGGAATTTCTTGTATGATCGGTTGTATGATTGAACCCATTAATAGTATCACGGCGGCAGTAGCATTCGCGAGTGCGAATACTAATATCAAATTCGTCGATCTTGACGCAATTTTAATGACTAAAACTGCTTCACATAATTCATTCTTAAAAATTGACCAAAATATCTTAACACCTAAGTAA
- a CDS encoding ATP-binding protein, protein MTKTMLIIGNTTGLVTNEKIEQERALDIAIKSFYQSGYQVLLLTENRESMINFSATQVTLIYKEITVSNINALIKQYQVDYIFPCFNGNNTFNVFRNLLKDPTFQASETQLLSFNLQNLTLSLSKRSLNKYLQEHNFRLIEHQNVQSYEEALRFSQKQNFPVLIRANMADQKAYWNTINNSDQLAGIFQVHDEVESFEIERGINNFKELTLVTIRDKFDNSAMLYSSEDMDPIGVHSNDSTSVAPVFSITDTLFQRLRDAVLKLTTLLKIVGICTFHLAVDEESESFYVLEISPTFRSKMVPLIENLGYPLFEVMCQVSDGKRLQEVTTLNGKTFNAAVELTASHLTARIPTWQSDRQENLQVLLGPHQTSTGAIIVNGDNLESLTMKAFNALELTMEIFWNHPLKFLSDEQLEADLFRTKVNRILVVCEAMGRGFDLHEIQSFTHYNLMFLQALEHLFQLAQTLCQQKGDLDLLVQGKIYGFDNQLIAKFWHLTLEQAQQLVSQLPIQQIQQPTPTLFDLPANNQVQNYYSTYLYDQPQNKRFQIEINNYQTADALLNYQQFLLAHHLLVSFRDDGFSTAVYGNLLTKSDAKTDINFYMDTLDQQHYLYSHENSLQLKINTQETHQKLYHLTIFNFDSYLNLEPSQPFQEVVFIQDTNHQTWLSSPLTLIFRKNGGHRKEFTAIPGKHTAKIVKLVNRYIKKRLPQIPYGTLILKNQRVVQVLAGFTPNIGLIQQINSNFVTTLGHVLLGVNSKYSNKQQDYFGRKVTLIHHKNGLYSSRVNYFELPSSSL, encoded by the coding sequence ATGACCAAAACAATGTTAATAATTGGTAATACTACAGGCTTAGTAACTAATGAAAAAATTGAGCAGGAGCGAGCACTTGATATTGCAATCAAGTCATTTTATCAAAGTGGTTATCAGGTACTTTTGTTGACAGAAAATCGGGAGTCAATGATTAACTTTTCTGCTACACAGGTAACACTAATATATAAGGAAATTACAGTTTCGAATATCAATGCGTTAATCAAACAATATCAGGTTGATTATATTTTTCCTTGTTTTAACGGGAATAATACGTTTAATGTTTTTCGTAATTTATTGAAAGATCCGACCTTTCAGGCTAGTGAAACACAATTGCTGAGTTTTAATTTGCAAAATTTAACGCTGAGCCTAAGTAAGCGCTCGCTAAATAAATATTTACAGGAACATAATTTTCGATTGATTGAGCACCAAAATGTGCAGAGTTATGAAGAAGCGCTCCGTTTTTCACAAAAGCAGAATTTTCCCGTTTTAATTCGGGCCAATATGGCTGATCAAAAAGCTTATTGGAATACGATTAATAATTCCGATCAGTTAGCTGGTATTTTTCAGGTTCATGATGAAGTTGAAAGTTTTGAGATAGAGCGTGGAATTAATAATTTTAAAGAATTAACGCTGGTGACAATTCGAGATAAATTTGATAATAGTGCAATGCTATATTCATCAGAAGATATGGATCCGATCGGTGTTCATTCAAATGATTCGACCAGCGTGGCGCCAGTTTTTTCGATCACAGATACGTTATTTCAACGTTTACGAGATGCCGTTTTAAAATTGACGACCTTACTCAAAATTGTGGGCATTTGTACTTTTCATTTAGCAGTTGATGAGGAAAGTGAATCGTTTTATGTTTTAGAAATTTCGCCCACATTTCGGAGTAAAATGGTGCCTTTAATCGAAAATTTGGGCTATCCTCTTTTCGAAGTGATGTGTCAAGTTAGTGATGGCAAAAGGTTACAGGAAGTTACAACATTAAACGGGAAAACTTTTAATGCAGCCGTAGAACTAACTGCCAGTCATTTAACTGCGCGTATTCCCACATGGCAATCAGATCGTCAAGAAAATTTGCAGGTCTTACTAGGTCCGCATCAAACTTCCACTGGTGCAATTATTGTCAATGGTGATAATTTAGAAAGCTTGACAATGAAGGCCTTTAATGCTCTGGAATTAACAATGGAGATATTTTGGAACCATCCTTTAAAATTCTTGAGTGATGAACAGCTGGAAGCTGATTTATTTCGAACGAAAGTAAATCGCATTTTAGTGGTTTGCGAGGCGATGGGGCGTGGATTTGATTTGCATGAAATTCAAAGTTTCACGCATTATAATTTGATGTTTTTACAAGCGCTAGAACACCTATTCCAGTTGGCACAGACATTGTGCCAGCAAAAAGGTGATCTAGATTTATTGGTACAAGGTAAAATTTATGGTTTTGATAATCAATTGATTGCTAAATTTTGGCATTTGACGCTAGAGCAGGCGCAACAACTGGTTTCTCAATTACCGATTCAACAAATTCAACAACCTACGCCAACTTTGTTTGATCTTCCAGCCAATAATCAAGTTCAGAATTATTATTCCACTTATTTATACGATCAACCTCAAAATAAACGATTTCAAATTGAAATTAATAACTATCAAACGGCGGATGCACTTTTAAATTATCAACAATTTTTATTGGCACATCATTTGCTCGTGTCATTTCGTGATGATGGTTTTTCGACAGCCGTTTATGGCAATTTGTTGACTAAGAGTGATGCAAAGACAGATATTAATTTTTATATGGATACCTTGGATCAGCAACACTATTTGTATAGTCATGAAAATTCGCTGCAACTGAAAATTAATACGCAAGAGACACACCAAAAGTTATATCATTTAACAATTTTTAATTTTGATAGTTATTTGAACTTAGAACCTAGTCAACCTTTTCAGGAAGTTGTCTTTATTCAAGATACAAATCACCAAACTTGGTTGTCGTCGCCTTTAACATTAATTTTTAGAAAAAATGGCGGTCATCGAAAAGAATTCACAGCTATCCCAGGTAAACATACTGCCAAGATTGTTAAATTAGTTAATCGGTATATTAAGAAAAGATTGCCACAAATTCCGTATGGAACTTTGATCTTAAAAAATCAACGTGTGGTTCAAGTTTTAGCAGGTTTTACACCGAATATTGGATTAATTCAACAAATCAATTCCAACTTTGTGACGACGCTGGGACATGTTTTGTTGGGAGTTAATTCTAAATACTCAAATAAACAGCAGGATTATTTTGGACGCAAGGTAACCTTAATTCATCACAAAAATGGTTTGTACAGTAGTCGTGTCAATTATTTTGAGCTACCATCATCTTCATTATAA
- a CDS encoding serine hydrolase domain-containing protein gives MTPAEQKINQLMKTAINQKIVYGVSYAFVSAKEEQIFYLGDQGKNQEKVALEPDMLYDLASLTKVVATTTRILQLLEQNQIHLDDHVGYYLPMIHYPQITIKQLLLHNSGLPADISNPQKLDSQQLINAITHAKLLTPSNTNTIYSDLGYILLGWLIEQIDGNLAHSFAKNIFEPLNMQHTKFNPISNQTLNFVPTEFDSTRGGLIRGHVHDEKAAILGGISGHAGLFSTLNDLTKFTRMYLNQGCYHGQQLLNTTSFAYLKKTYCRGRTLGWKKWTPTGNQLWHTGFTGTSIALDLDHQTGFICLTNRIYPTRNDRRWLPIRREAIKLFYHKEEKIIND, from the coding sequence ATGACCCCAGCTGAACAAAAGATCAACCAACTAATGAAAACAGCTATTAATCAAAAAATTGTTTATGGCGTATCTTATGCTTTCGTTAGTGCTAAAGAAGAACAAATTTTTTATTTGGGAGATCAAGGCAAAAATCAGGAAAAAGTAGCGCTAGAACCCGACATGTTATACGATCTCGCCTCGCTAACCAAGGTTGTCGCTACGACTACTAGAATTCTTCAATTGCTGGAACAAAATCAAATCCACTTAGATGATCATGTTGGATATTATCTACCAATGATTCATTATCCACAAATTACTATCAAACAATTACTATTACACAACAGTGGTTTGCCAGCAGATATATCTAATCCACAAAAATTGGATTCTCAACAACTAATTAACGCTATTACACATGCTAAACTATTAACCCCATCAAATACTAACACCATTTATTCAGATTTAGGATATATCTTATTAGGCTGGTTAATCGAACAAATTGACGGCAATTTAGCTCACAGTTTTGCTAAAAATATCTTTGAACCATTAAATATGCAACATACTAAATTTAATCCCATTAGTAATCAGACATTAAATTTTGTACCCACAGAATTCGATTCAACACGTGGTGGCTTAATTCGCGGTCACGTTCATGATGAGAAAGCCGCAATTTTGGGAGGAATTAGTGGACATGCTGGCCTTTTTTCGACATTGAATGATCTAACCAAATTTACCAGAATGTATTTGAATCAGGGCTGTTATCATGGCCAGCAACTCTTAAATACTACTAGTTTTGCTTACTTAAAGAAGACTTATTGTCGCGGTCGTACTTTAGGATGGAAAAAATGGACGCCAACAGGCAATCAGTTATGGCACACAGGTTTTACTGGAACTTCCATCGCTTTAGACTTAGATCATCAAACGGGCTTTATTTGTCTCACCAATCGTATATACCCTACCCGCAATGACAGGCGTTGGCTCCCAATCAGACGTGAAGCCATCAAACTTTTTTATCATAAAGAGGAGAAAATTATCAATGACTGA